A genomic window from Paramormyrops kingsleyae isolate MSU_618 chromosome 23, PKINGS_0.4, whole genome shotgun sequence includes:
- the sh3bp5lb gene encoding SH3 domain-binding protein 5-like encodes MEPDGLRESPAGSGGPEPGDWREETPGEEAEEKDRGQKGRAGNGGNAQNLETTGGEFEKDVIKLKENTENENGNENNIDYNGEEDKKYEEELDPRIQEELEQLNQASAEINQLELQLDEARSSYRKILTDSARKLNTQGSQLGMCIEKARPYYEARRQAKEAQQETQRAALRYERAVSMHTAAREMVYVAEQGLLADRNTLDPTWQEMLNHATAKVNEAEEERLRSEREHQRVTQLCQEAEARVQTLQKNLKRVIVKSKPYFELKAQLNHILEEHKSKVVRLEERVSKVKTRYSVALRNLEQISEQIHAQRGRRRAARRTRCTYEGRTSPIGAESEGGASGGEVESDWVLSEKTRQWVERHSESGWGVRERAEMDRAGSDTMSVFSLRTIASDLEKCDSVEHLGNLSDVVSLVGDEGEKDRGKTDALDAVRRGQEAWDREAEATVVAATEGSEKQKSFLKQHHRSEMIAFLLLAVVSVV; translated from the exons ATGGAGCCCGACGGTTTGCGTGAAAGTCCGGCGGGTTCCGGAGGCCCGGAACCGGGCGATTGGCGGGAGGAGACGCCTGGCGAGGAGGCGGAGGAGAAAGACCGGGGGCAGAAAGGGAGAGCAGGGAATGGTGGAAACGCCCAAAATTTGGAAACGACAGGGGGCGAATTTGAGAAGGATGTGATAAAGCTGAAGGAGAATACAGAAAATGAAAACGGTAATGAAAATAATATTGATTACAACGGAGAAGAGGACAAAAAATATGAAGAAGAATTAGATCCAAGAATTCAG gaggagctggagcagtTGAACCAAGCGAGTGCAGAAATCAACCAGCTGGAGCTGCAGCTGGAT GAGGCGCGCTCCAGTTACAGGAAGATCCTCACCGACTCGGCCCGGAAGCTGAACACTCAGGGCTCCCAGCTGGGCATGTGCATCGAGAAGGCCCGGCCATACTACGAAGCTCGGCGACAGGCCAAGGAG GCTCAGCAGGAGACTCAGAGGGCGGCGCTGAGATACGAGAGGGCCGTTTCCATGCATACAGCAGCCAGGGAGATGGTGTACGTGGCGGAGCAGGGGCTGCTTGCTGACCGGAACACACTAGACCCCACTTGGCAGGAAATGCTGAACCATGCCACTGCTAAG GTAAACGAGGCGGAGGAAGAACGGCTGCGGAGCGAGCGGGAGCACCAGCGCGTCACGCAGCTGTGCCAGGAGGCCGAGGCACGGGTGCAGACCCTGCAGAAGAACCTCAAGAGGGTCATCGTCAAGTCCAAGCCCTACTTCGAGCTCAAGGCCCAGCTCAACCACATCCTGGAG GAGCATAAATCTAAAGTAGTCCGGCTGGAGGAACGTGTGTCCAAGGTGAAGACCCGTTACTCGGTGGCCCTGCGCAACCTCGAGCAAATCAGCGAGCAGATCCATGCCCAGAGGGGGCGCCGACGAGCTGCAAGGAGGACGCGCTGCACCTACGAGGGGCGGACCTCTCCCATTGGGGCGGAGTCGGAGGGAGGGGCTTCCGGAGGAGAGGTGGAGAGCGACTGGGTGCTCAGTGAGAAAACCAGACAGTGGGTGGAGAGGCACTCGGAGAGCGGCTGGGGGGTGAGGGAGCGGGCCGAGATGGACCGGGCCGGGTCCGACACCATGTCCGTGTTTAGCCTGAGGACCATCGCGTCCGACCTGGAGAAGTGCGACTCCGTGGAGCACTTGGGCAACCTGAGCGATGTTGTCAGTTTGGTGGGGGACGAGGGCGAGAAAGACAGGGGCAAGACTGATGCTCTGGATGCAGTGAGACGGGGCCAGGAGGCCTGGGACAGGGAGGCGGAGGCGACGGTGGTGGCAGCGACGGAAGGAAGCGAGAAGCAGAAGAGTTTCCTCAAACAGCATCACAGGAGT